From Qipengyuania psychrotolerans:
CCAAATTCACCAGTGCCTGAGGGTCACGAACGTAACGGGCGCGCAGACGCTCTTCGATGACGCCCGCGAGTTCAGTCGGTGTCAAACCGGCGGCGGATACAGCACCGGCGATCGGAATGGATACAAAGCCCTGCCCGTCGACGGTGATATCACGCCGCATGTCGGGAAGACCAACGATCTCAACAGATATTTTGTCCATCGGGCCGAGTGCATAGACATAGCCCTCGCCGCCATTGACAGGCGCAGGCATCGCATCGGCCTGCACGTATGCTACATTGGGAGCCTGCCCTAGCTCGGGTGGACCCCCTCCGCATGCAGCCGTCGCCAATACGAGCGCGGCGAGACAAAACTTACGTATCATAGAAATTTATTCCTCATCGAGGTAGCTCAGGCGGTGCGACCCGTCATTGCTTTCTTTGCCTAGTGCTTTCCGATGGCTGCCGCATCATGTCACGGCCGCCGCGGACGCTAGAGATACCGAGGTGAGCGGTCAAGATCACAAAGACGACGGATATGATTGGCGCGCGTAAAGGGTAGTCAATCAAGCTCGCTGCGAACCACACACCAATCGCCGATGCCAGGTATATAGCCAGAT
This genomic window contains:
- a CDS encoding polysaccharide biosynthesis/export family protein is translated as MIRKFCLAALVLATAACGGGPPELGQAPNVAYVQADAMPAPVNGGEGYVYALGPMDKISVEIVGLPDMRRDITVDGQGFVSIPIAGAVSAAGLTPTELAGVIEERLRARYVRDPQALVNLVEGNSNVVTLEGQVRQPGLYPLRSETTLSQAIATAGGEDDLAKISIIILQRQVDGQEYIGLYDLQAIRYGNYADPIVYPGDTIVVDESRSRRTLDTFQGITNLLTTPLIILSRQL